Part of the Fusibacter sp. A1 genome is shown below.
TTGTTAAACCGGCTATCAACTCTCTACTTACAGTTGTTTTGTGTTCTGAAAGCTTGAAAAACTGCTCCAGAAAACCCTTGTTTTTATTCATGTAATACCTCCTGTCTTATATGTCAGATGACATAACCCCAAAACATTATATCAGATGATTCATGCATTAAAAGTGTTTTTAGTGTTTTTATCTATATATTTTTGTTAATATTACATAAAAAAAACGACTGCTCTTAGTCGTTTTCTTACAATTCATTCATCCCTATTGTCATGCTTTGATGGAACCACAATCAGTCCGCCATTGTTGATCATCCGGTCGATGACTTTTAAACTGACCCCTGTAGCCCTGTGGACCTCTATCATCTGGGCGTTGGGATGTGCGCTCACATAGTTCTTGACCACCTCATAATCCTGTCGTTCAAGCGGTTGGCAAGCGCTGCAATAGCCAGTATTGGCAGCTGTTTTATTGATTTTTCCACATCGTTTGCAGACAGTTTGCATAAGCTTACCTCTTGAGTTCTAAAATATGCTTGATTTTTAGTGCAGTCTGGAGGCCATAACGATCCTGTTCATCATCCAAATCCTTATTCGTAATTTCTTTAATACGGGTGATGCGATAGAGAATGGTGTTGTAGTGGGTAAACAGCGATTCAGACATCTTTTTTAAGTTGCCGTTCATCTCAAAATAAATCTCAAGTGTCTTTACAAGATCGGTATCCCTCTTTTTATCGTACGCGACTAGGGGTTCGATCGACGCCTGATAAAACTCAGTCAGTTCATCCCTAAGCACATCATGACTTAACAACTTATATATACCCAATTCGTCAAATATAATCGTTTTAGTTTGATTAATTCCAGAAAGTTCAATCGCTTTTAAGGCGTCTGTCAGACTCTGATGTGTATTGATGATGTCCTCATAGATTCTACCGACACCCACAATGAAATCAGGTACAAGCGATTTATCGCTCAAGGTCTCTTCGACATGGTTAAGAATTGTTCCGATGTTCTTTTTATAACTTACTTTGTCTTTCCACATGAACAGCAAGTTGATTGTCTGCTCTTTTGTAGAGACCAAATAGGTTTGAGAGACTTTCATCAGCATGAGTTCAAGTAGGTAGATCACCTTGGTCATCCGCTGCGACTTGATCAGACCTCCCTGATCTTCATCTCCGATCAGCTTGATGCTGACTATGCTATAGTGGCTTTCCGGTCTGAATCCATAGTTGCCAGCCCGTTCAATGGCCTTTTCCCGTCTGATCGAATCGTTTGCTATCAGGTCATCGAAAAATTCTGCCTTATACTTGTTTTCGACTTCCTTGATCGAAAGTTTCTTTAAGGATTCAATCGCCAAAAGTGAGGCAGCCGACTCAAGGCTTAATATATCGACATTTCCAATCGGTCTCTTATGCCCGTAGACGACTAAATGTCCATGCACCTCATCTTTTACAAGCACCGGGATGAATGTTCGCTCAACTGACTGTTCATCCACCGTTATCGTGTCTGTACGCTTTCTACCGATCACCATTTGCCTGGTTCTGGCATAGGTGTTGGTAATCTTTAAAAATCGTTCGTCCACTTTATATGGAGAGATCACCTCATCAAACTGATAATCGACATAAAAAGTAGGATGTTCGAGATTGCCTGTCAACATGTCTACGATATCCACAGCTGTACCGCCCTTAAGAAGGATAGCCATCGTCTCATTGTGGACAGCTTCCACCTTATCAAGAATTAGAGCTTGTCTATTGAGAAGTAATTTATAGATAGGGGTCATGATATCGTTGAAGGGCACTTCATAATCCAAATCGATTACGGGAAAACCAAGTTCATCAGCAAGTGCTACTAGCGATGGATCAAGTTCTTGGATATAAGGATAGATCTTCACACACAGACCGGCCAGACCTTTTTCCTTAAATTCAATAATCATTTGCTTCACTCTATTTAGCGGTTCATTTTTAAATACATATGCGGTAGTAAGCAAAAGCTCGCCTGGTTTCACCCAGTTCATGATGTCAAGATCGACCATGATGTTTACATTTACTACAAGCTCGTTGATGCCTTTTTTTCCGGCAATCAACTTTCCGCCTTTAAAAAAGTCCATCTCCATCAAGTCATTCAGTCCAATACCCTTTTCATTTATCATAACTGCCCCCCTGTTGTAACTTTTATACAGTTAACATACCCAAACTTTAAGCAATTATACCTAAAGAAGTAATATCCTTTTATATATTATCACCAATATCATACTTACTTAAGAGATACATTGCAAGAGAAAAATGAAGATTCTGAGAATTGACTTACTTACACAAATGAATAAAGCTGTGCACCAGCACAGCTTCAGTCTTATAACCATATGTTTTGAAAAACGCAACTCTCTTCTTAAACAACTCCGATTCCAGCTTCATCAAAAGTGATCATCTCTATCCCCATAAAGCAGGCGGCTTCTAGAATGTTGAACATCAATGCTCCACCTGTACCTTCACCAAGTCTCATATCCAAATCCAGCGGAGGGTCGACACCTAAGAGTTCAGAAGCGAATTTCGCCCCTTTTTCCTTGCTTTTATGCGAAGGAATCAAATACTCCTTGACCTTCGGGTTCAAACGAACAGCGACCAGTGCTGATACCGTCGCGATGAATCCGTCGACCACAATCGGTACCCCTTTAGAGGCCGCACCGATAAAGGCTCCACACATCGCACCAAGTTCAAATCCACCCACCTTGGCAAGCACATCGATCGGATCGTTTACATCCGGATTGTTGTTCCTTATCGCATCTCTGACTACATTGATCTTGTGCTTCACCCGTTCGTCGTCAAGGTTGGCTCCCATGCCTGTCACCTGTTCAGGATCTACATTTCCAAAGACAGACAGAATCGCAGCGCTAGGTGTTGTGTTGCATATTCCCATTTCACCGGTCGCCAATATATTATACCCTTCGTCAATCGCATCGACGGCAGTTTCAATACCTACCTCTATCGCACGAATCGCTTGCTCGCGCGTCATCGCAGGTTCTATTCTTAGATTTTTCGTTCCAAATGCAATTTTCTTATTGATGATTCCTGGCATTTCAATAGTCGCATTGACACCTACATCAACAGGTATAAGTTTAGCTTTAGCCTGTTTCGCAAGCGCACAGACCCCGGTATATCCTCTGACGAAATTCAGCGTCTGCTTCAGCGTCACATCTTGAGGGCACACCGCTACATTTTCATCGATCACACCATGGTCACCGCTAAATACAAGAATCGCCCTTTTATCGACAAGTGGTGAAAGCGTCTGATTGATGGCACTGAGTTGCACATAGTACGACTCAAGTTTTCCCATGCTTCCAACAGGTTTTATCAGATTATCGACCCTTGTCTGTGCTGTGTCCGACCATTTCGAGTCCACTTCCTTGATTGCATTTAACGCGTCATTCAATTTACTCATCGTAATCCCCTTTCGTACCTTCACTAGGCTTTTCGACATAAAAAAAGCCCAGATTCTTCTTTGACAAAAAGAACCTGGACTTTACCGTCATCCAAATTAAGCATGTATGGCAGGTCTCCTGGCTTAGCTTCAACACGACTTATGCCTTCCCGCTTACGCAGTGGCTGTGATAAGTCGTTCCACATTACAGTGATGGGTTCGCTGAGGATTTAAACCTCATTCCCTATTCTCCCTTACGGGCACCGATACCCC
Proteins encoded:
- the cobT gene encoding nicotinate-nucleotide--dimethylbenzimidazole phosphoribosyltransferase, whose protein sequence is MSKLNDALNAIKEVDSKWSDTAQTRVDNLIKPVGSMGKLESYYVQLSAINQTLSPLVDKRAILVFSGDHGVIDENVAVCPQDVTLKQTLNFVRGYTGVCALAKQAKAKLIPVDVGVNATIEMPGIINKKIAFGTKNLRIEPAMTREQAIRAIEVGIETAVDAIDEGYNILATGEMGICNTTPSAAILSVFGNVDPEQVTGMGANLDDERVKHKINVVRDAIRNNNPDVNDPIDVLAKVGGFELGAMCGAFIGAASKGVPIVVDGFIATVSALVAVRLNPKVKEYLIPSHKSKEKGAKFASELLGVDPPLDLDMRLGEGTGGALMFNILEAACFMGIEMITFDEAGIGVV
- a CDS encoding PucR family transcriptional regulator translates to MINEKGIGLNDLMEMDFFKGGKLIAGKKGINELVVNVNIMVDLDIMNWVKPGELLLTTAYVFKNEPLNRVKQMIIEFKEKGLAGLCVKIYPYIQELDPSLVALADELGFPVIDLDYEVPFNDIMTPIYKLLLNRQALILDKVEAVHNETMAILLKGGTAVDIVDMLTGNLEHPTFYVDYQFDEVISPYKVDERFLKITNTYARTRQMVIGRKRTDTITVDEQSVERTFIPVLVKDEVHGHLVVYGHKRPIGNVDILSLESAASLLAIESLKKLSIKEVENKYKAEFFDDLIANDSIRREKAIERAGNYGFRPESHYSIVSIKLIGDEDQGGLIKSQRMTKVIYLLELMLMKVSQTYLVSTKEQTINLLFMWKDKVSYKKNIGTILNHVEETLSDKSLVPDFIVGVGRIYEDIINTHQSLTDALKAIELSGINQTKTIIFDELGIYKLLSHDVLRDELTEFYQASIEPLVAYDKKRDTDLVKTLEIYFEMNGNLKKMSESLFTHYNTILYRITRIKEITNKDLDDEQDRYGLQTALKIKHILELKR